Part of the Candidatus Hydrogenedentota bacterium genome, AGAAGGGAGAAGGGAGAAGGACGCTTTGGGTCTTGTGGCTTGTCTTGCCGCGGAATGTTCGCGATCCTGGCGCCTTCGGCGCGTTGGCGAGGGTTGGGGGAACATGGCGATTTCCGGCTTCCGCGTGGCCGCGGCGGGTGTAATTGGCCCGGTTTTGTGTTAGACTTCCGCGCTATGACCGACCACAAGCCCGTTATTGTTCAATCCGACCGATCCATCCTGCTCGAGACCGATGGGCCCGCGTTTGCGGAGGCCCGGGACTGCCTGGCGGCGTTCGCGGAGCTCGTTAAGTCGCCGGAGCACATTCACACGTACCAGATCACGCCGCTTTCGCTGTGGAACGCGGCGGCGGCGGGGATGTCGGCGCGGGACGTGCTGGAGGGGCTGGACGCGTACAGCAAATATGACATTCCGCAGAACATCACGGCGGAGGTGGAGGAACAGATCGGGCGCTACGGGCGGCTGAAGCTGTACAAGGAGCCGGACACCGAGCAGCTGGTGATCGAATCCGAGGATTCCCTGCTGATCATGGAAATCCTCAACCAGAAATCGGTGCAGCCGTATGTGACGGGATCGCCGGACATGAAGCGCATCTTCGTGAAGCCGGCGGATCGGGGCAACGTGAAGTGCGCGCTGACGAAGCTGGGCTTTCCGGTGGAGGATCTGGCGGGCTACGCGGATGGCGCGCCGCTCGACGTGGAATTGCGGGAGGCCTGCCTCTCCGGGCGTTCGTTTGACCTGCGCAAGTACCAGCGGGAGTCCGTGGATGCGTTCTACGCGGGCGGTTCGAACCGGGGCGGGAGCGGGGTGGTGGTGTTGCCGTGCGGCGCGGGGAAGACGGTGGTGGCGATCGGCACGCTGGCGACGGTGAAGACGCACACGCTTATCCTGACGACGAACACGGTGGCGCTCCGGCAGTGGAAGAGCGAACTGATCGACAAGACCACGCTGACGGAAGACGAGATTGGCGAGTACAGCGGCGAGACCAAGACGATCAAACCGGTGACGCTGGCGACGTACCAGGTGCTGACGTACCGGAAGAGCAAGGACGGCCCGTTTCTCCATTTCGATCTGTTCGACAAGGGGCAGTGGGGCCTGGTGATCTACGACGAGGTGCACCTGTTGCCGGCGCCGGTGTTCCGCGCGACGGCCTCGTTGCAGGCCCGCCGCCGCCTGGGCCTGACGGCGACGCTGGTGCGGGAGGATGCGCGCGAGGATGATGTCTTCAGCCTGATCGGGCCGAAGAAGTATGACGTGCCGTGGAAGGTGCTGGAGAAGCAGGGCTGGATCGCGACGGCGATCTGCACGGAGATCCGCATTCGCCTGCCGGAGCATGAGCGGTACAACTACGCGATCTCGCCGAAGCGGACGAAGTTCCGGATCGCGTCGTGCAACCCGGAGAAGATCCGGATGTGCGAGTTGCTGATCAAGCGCCATGCAGACGACAACGTGCTGATCATCGGGCAGTATCTGGACCAGCTCAAGGAGTTGTCGAAGGAGTTTGACGCGCCCATTATTACGGGCAAGACGCCGAATGGCGAGCGGGAAAAACTGTATCAGGCGTTTCGCACGGGCGAGGTGAAGCTGCTGATCGTCTCGAAAGTGGCCAATTTCGCGATCGACCTGCCCGACGCGAATGTGGCGATCCAGGTGTCGGGGACCTTCGGCAGCCGCCAGGAGGAGGCGCAGCGGCTGGGTCGTATCCTGCGGCCGAAGAGCGACGAGAATGTGGTGGCGCGGTTCTACTCGCTGGTGTCGCGGGATACGTGCGACCAGGATTATTCGGTGAAGCGGCAGCTGTTTCTGACGGAGCAGGGGTATCGGTATGAGATCCGGACGGAGGAGCAGTTGACAGTTGATGGTTAGGCTGTAGGCTGTAGGCTTTAGGCTTTAGGACAGCAGGGACAGCAGGGACTACGGGTTCGGCAGGGAGGTTGCATGGCGGGACGGCGGCTAATCCAGATTGTGACGGGACCGAGCGGCAGCGATCGGGCGTCGCGGATCGATGAATTGCTTCGCGAGGCCGGCGATCGGGCGCGGTTGCTGGTTCCTTCGCGGATGCAGGCGCGGCAGCGGCGGGAACGTTTGCTGTCGGTTCCGGGGTGTCCGGGGGCCTGGGGGATGCCGGTGTGGTCGCTGACGGATTTTGCGTACGCGCTGCTTGATCGGGAGGGGGTGGTGGTGTCGCGGCTGGAGTCGACGTACCAGCGCACGCTGATCATGGCGCGGTGTCTGGAGGCACTTCGCAAAACGATGCCGGAGACGAAACTGGCGGATATTGAACCGACGCCGGGGCTCCTGCGGCACCTGATCGCGGCGATCAATGCGATCAAACAAGCGGCTATAGAACCGGAGGAGTTCGCCACGCGGATCGCCTCGGCAACGTGGCAGTCTCCCCTGGACGAGGGGGTGGCGGCGCTGTACCGGCTCTATCAGGAGGCGCTGCTTTCCAGTAACCTGTACGACGTGGCGGGGCTGTACTGGCGGGCGGATCTCGTGGCGCGGGCGTCGCGTCCGCGCCTGCTGGAGGGCGTGGATACCCTGCTGCTGGACGGCTTCGACGACTTTACGCCGTCCGAGTTTCGCCTGCTGGAATCGCTTTTGGGCCATGTGGCGCATGGGACGATCGGGCTGAATCTGGACAGCGCGCCGGACCGGCAGGACCGCTACGCGCTGCCGCTGAACACGCTGCGCCAGATCCAGGAGCGGTTTGACGGCGAGGTGATCGTTTGCGCGGCCCCGGAACCGCGAACCTACGCGGAGTTTGCGGCGCGCCACGTTTTCTGGCGTGACGAACCGCGGCTTCCGGAGGGACTTCGCGCGAATCTGGCGATTGTGCCGTGCAGCGACGCGATTCACGAGATTGAAACCATCGCGCGCCGGATCAAGCGCCTTATCGTGGACGAGGGGGCGACTCCGGGCGACATTGCGGTGATTTACTGGAGCGTCGAGGGCGTTGCGGCCGCGGTGCGGGGGACCTTTGACCGCTTCGGGATACCCTGCCAGATCCAGGAGGACCGACCGCTCTCCCAGACGGCGACGGGCCGGGCTATCCTGGGGATTACGCCGGGGCTGGGCGAATGGGGGCGGGAAGCCGTGATCGAGCTGTTGATGGCGCCGTGCCTGCGCGGGCTGCTCTGGGCGGAAACCGAGGGGGCGGGCGACACGGCGGGCGCGGTTCCCTTCTATTTTCGGCGGGCGCAGGTGCTCCGGGGCTACGACGACACCGTGTTCCGGCTGACGCGGCTGCGGGAACAGGCCCGGCGCAACGAGAGCCAGGACGCGCGGACCTTGCTTCACCGGCGTCCGGATGCGGTTGCGGAGATCGACGCGGTATTGCGCGCGCTGGAGCGGCTGCGGTTCCTGCCCGACCGCCTGCCCGCTGAAGGGAGCGCGCTGGAGCATGCGGCGGCCAT contains:
- a CDS encoding DEAD/DEAH box helicase; protein product: MTDHKPVIVQSDRSILLETDGPAFAEARDCLAAFAELVKSPEHIHTYQITPLSLWNAAAAGMSARDVLEGLDAYSKYDIPQNITAEVEEQIGRYGRLKLYKEPDTEQLVIESEDSLLIMEILNQKSVQPYVTGSPDMKRIFVKPADRGNVKCALTKLGFPVEDLAGYADGAPLDVELREACLSGRSFDLRKYQRESVDAFYAGGSNRGGSGVVVLPCGAGKTVVAIGTLATVKTHTLILTTNTVALRQWKSELIDKTTLTEDEIGEYSGETKTIKPVTLATYQVLTYRKSKDGPFLHFDLFDKGQWGLVIYDEVHLLPAPVFRATASLQARRRLGLTATLVREDAREDDVFSLIGPKKYDVPWKVLEKQGWIATAICTEIRIRLPEHERYNYAISPKRTKFRIASCNPEKIRMCELLIKRHADDNVLIIGQYLDQLKELSKEFDAPIITGKTPNGEREKLYQAFRTGEVKLLIVSKVANFAIDLPDANVAIQVSGTFGSRQEEAQRLGRILRPKSDENVVARFYSLVSRDTCDQDYSVKRQLFLTEQGYRYEIRTEEQLTVDG